The nucleotide window TACCTCACCTTCTTGATTAATTTGAATCTGAATATCATCTAGATTAGGAGAGTCTGGATTAGTACTTGTTTTGTTTAGACGTGTTTGGGTATTTTTAATATTTGCATTAATAACAAGCGAATTTTGTTGGTTTTTTGCTGAAACAATTTGCACTAAATCATCAAAATTTACCGGTTTTTTTGAATTTGATAAATCTATATCACGAGTTTCAAGTTTAAAATCTGAGTTGATTTTTGTATTTTGAAAATGCCAAAGCGGACCAAAAACACTTAGTGTCAGCGAAGTGAAAGCGACAACATTAGTAATAAACTTAAAAAACTTTAACTTTTTGTTCATTAAATTGGTAGAAAAATCTCAGACAATTAGTTTTTTACCTATGATTTTGATTACACCACTTTTGTTAATTTTTTCTAGCATGTTCATTTTAAAAATTTGGGCAAATAATTTACCTCATATAATAGCTTGGAGTTTTATATGATAAACAACTTTGAGGCCTTTGATCGTTATACCAATCAATAAATTCACTTATTTTTTGATAAGCAATAGCCACATTTTCAAAATTTTGGCCCTCAATATTAATCAATTCGCGTTGAAAAACGGCATAAAAATATTCAATAGGTCGGTTTGCAAGAGCATTTCCTTTTGGTGACATTGATTGTTGGATATTGTTTTGTCTTAAAAAATTAGCAAATTTGTAGTTCGCATATTCCACGCCATGATCTGAATGGAAAAATTTTGGTTTAATATTATACTTTTTGATTGTTTCTTTTACTAAGTTTATAGTTTCTTCTGAAAATCTTGTTTTAGAAATCGAAAAATTGAGCAAGTAATTGGATTTTGTTTCAATAATTGAGTGTAGGTAAAATCATTCGTTGTTAATTTTGATAAATTTAATATCAGCAAACCATTTTTCACCAAAATTTTCTGAGCTAAATTCACCTTTGATATGATCTTCAGTCCAAATTCGCGTAAACTTTTTCTCTTTTGGCGCTGGTTTTCCTTGCCTTTTATAAGCAATTGATTTTAATCCTAAAAATTCGTAGTGTTTTTGAAACATGTACGTGCTTACATAATTTCCCTGATTTATGTAAATATTATATAGGATGTCTCGGCCTTTTACCTTTCGATTCAAATTGAAATTTTCACGAATTCACTCAAGTAACTTTTCATCATAAATCATTTTCTTTGGTGGTTTTTTCACCCTTATTTTCTCATAAATCGAACTGCGATTAACGTTAAAAACACTACAAATTCTAGTGGAATTTTCGATTTTGTTTTTATCTTTTTCTTGCTCTTGTTTTCGTTTTTTGACTTCCTCAAGAACAATTGCGGGGTCAATCCCGTATCTTCTAAGAACATTCTCCATTATTTCTTGATAAATTTCACGATCATTTTCAGAAAGATCATTAATTGTATATTTCTTTTTTGGTTTACGCGGAGATTTGATTTTTCCACGAGTGCTTATTAGACTTTTCATATCATTATTATAAAACTTTTTTTGCCAATTTCTTATCAAATTATTAGCATATATATGCAACATTCATTCTTTATGTGCTTTTTTACTTTTTGATTTGCTTTTGTAAATTTCTCTAAATTCTTCAGCAAAATGCAAAATTGCATTTTTTAACCCTTTAGATTCGGCAATTTTGATATATTTAAATTTGTCTTCAATTGTGAATTTGTATTGTTTCATTTTGACACACCTTTTTTTGAATGTGCCTGAAATTAATATACTAATTTATTAACTTTTTGTTCATGTTTTTTCCTTTTTTTAATTAATTTTTTTAGTATTAAAATTTTAACATAACTAAAAACTTTTTAGGAAAAATGCCTAAAAATTGTGTTTTAAAAGAATAAGTTATTATGTTAATCAATTGCTAAAAATAAATTACACTAAAATAAACCAGGACAAAAAAATTAACACCAAGGTGTTGGCTTTTTTGTCCTGGTTTAAAATTCAGGCGCATTTTTGCAAATAAACATAAATTAGTCGCGAAATTCCTACTTTTAGATAGATAAAAATGAAAAACAAGTTAAAAATTTTAAAAATAAACTTAAATCTTTTATCTTTAAATCTATTAATTAACAAAAAGATCTACGATTTCCCTTCCATCTCAAGATATTTTTTGCTTTTATAGCCACGAAAATCGATTTTTTCTATTTCATCATAGTAACAATTTTTACTACCATAATCTCAAGAAAAATCAAAGTGTCGTTCTAAAATTAATGCTTTTTCCTGCTCGTTATAAAAACTTGAATTTTTTACAAATTTTCGAAAAGATTGGTACTCATCAAGCGTTTCTTGTTCATATTTTTTCACTGCATCACGAAATAAAATTAGTTCTTCGATTGAAGACCCCATTACATTTTTAGTTAGATAATCGTGATTTTTTGTAAAATAAACAAAGAACGGTGGATCTTGACTATCGCGCAGAAAAATATCTTGTTCAAGTTTGACTAATTTTTGTTTAAAATAATATTTTAAAATTTCGTATTTACCTTGATAAATATCATCATATAAATTTGAGTGGCCAATTCAGTAATAAATTTTTTGGCCATCAACATACAATAAAATAAAATTTTTTAAGGAAATTGGTGAAATTCAACCAACACTTGTTCTATATGCTGAGCGATAATATGGTTGGAATCAAAAAACTGGCTTTTTTGAGTCAAATTGTTCAATTATTTCATCAAAAAGTCCATATTCTTCCCCGCCAAAGTAGAAAATTTGGAAATTTTCCAGTTTTAGTTTAGCTCAACTTGGTAAAATGAAAAAATCAGGTTCACTATGAAAATACTCAGTATTTACATCATATCTAGGTCCAAATAAAATTTGCAATAAATAGATAAATTCAATTTTATTTGTCCATCTATTCAAATTATCATAATAATATTCGCCTTCTTCACCAAAAAGTTTACTACAATACTTTCGATATTCCGGCCCAAATTTATCAAACCAACTAAGAATAAATTTATCACGATTTTCAATGTTTAAATCGAGTTTTTTAATCCCATATTTTTCAAATTTTTTAAGCAAATTTTCATAAGTTTCAAAAGTAAATACATTTTGAATTGGTTGAATTTTGGTTTTTTCACTAAAATTATAATTCTCTTTTAATAACAAATTGTAGATATTTTCTACATTTTGTCCTAAATATGCTCTATTTATATCTAGAAACTCTGAATTATATTCATATATATTTGATAAAAAATCAAAGATTTTTTCGCCATAATTTGCTAAATTTTTTGGCTTTGCATAAGGAACACTTTCCTGAATTTCTTTGATAATTAAATTTTCAATTTCTTTTAGTTTATTTTTTGATTTAAAAATTGCCCGAAAAAGGGTAGGATACGAAATTGAAAATTCACATTTTTTCTTATCACCAAAATTTTCAAAGGCAACAACAACCATTCTTCGACCTTTAGTGTCATATAAGCCATCAGAAAAATAGCCTTGCTTTGTGGAATCATTTTCCTCTCCTCCAGCAAATGGCCAAGGAATACTATCTTCTCATTCATCGATTAGGGGTTTGATTTGGTTGTAAAAATGAAAACTTGTGAGTTCTTTAGAAAAAAAAGTAGTTTTTAGTATATCTTCTAACTTTAAATTATAAACATAATCATTTTGTTTATAGTTTATGCCAATAACTGTTTCGATTGGGTTAGCACTAATAGAACAATTATCTGTAAGGTAAACTCATAAAAAATTTGGTATTGCTCGGTCGTTGTCGTCGCAATTATCACGCCGAAAATCATCGTGATTGAACATATTATAAGTTGAACAAAAAGATTTAATATTAATTTCTAAATATTTTAGTTTTTCTAACTGTTTTTTTGCCTTAAACGCTAAAAATTTTACTTGGTTTTTCATAAGAAACACTCACCTTTTCAATGGTTAACATTTTTTATTATTAATATAGTAATTTATAAAAAAGAAGATTTTTAAACACAAATTTGGTTTTGAAGTTCTCTAAATTCAACAACATCCCCGTCAAATTTTAGTTTTAGTAGACCTTTTCAAAATGTAGTTCACTTTCTTTGTTAAGAAATTCAAGTAAAGATCTATTTAAAATTAGAAGGGCTCTTGATTAATTTGAATTTTAATATCATCTAAATTAGGGGTTAAATTAGTGTTTGTTCTGTTTAGATGTGTTTTACTTTTTTAATATTTGGATTGACAACAAGCGACTTTTGTTGGTTTTGGCTAAAAAAATGGGCTAAATCATCAAAATTAGTGGTTTTTTGACTTTAATAAATCTAAATCGTGGACTTTTACTTTAAAATCTAAATAGCTTTTTCTATTTTAAAAATGCCGAAGCAACCCTAAAACACTTAGGTTTAATCAAGAAAAAGCGACAAAATTAGCCATAAACTTAAAAAACTTTAACTTATTCTTCATGTTTTTCCTTTTTATATACAATATTAATTCTTTATTGCTATAATTATACCATATATTAAAAATTTTTTAGGAAAAAATACCTAAAAAATTGTTTTTTAAAAGAATAAGTTATTATGTTAATCAATCGCTAAAAATAAACCGCGCTAAATTCAGGCATATTTTCCTGAATTTCCCAGTTTGATGGCAAAAATTCACTTTTTATTGAATGCAAATATGCAAAAATACCGGTAAATCCATGTTTTTTACAACAAAGCTTTAATTTTTATTATTTAGAAATTAACCCTTAGCAAAAAAAATGCTTGGTCTAGGAAAAAATTATGTTATAATAATCTTCACTAAGAATAAATTAATAAATTTTGTATTGAATTAAGGGGGAATTACTTATGTTCTTTGGCTAAAAAATCAGAAAACGCGAATTTTCCGTCATATTTTTAAATATGATGCAATGCCTTAAATTTAACCGTTTAGAAATCTTCAAATTTAAGGCTTTTAATTATTGTTCTTTCAAAACTTCATATATTTTTTTAGGCTCAATGTAAATAAAAATGAGTTTTCTATTTTCATTGAGTTTAAATAGCAGTTGTATTTTTTTATGATTTTTGTCAGTGTTTTAAACTAAAAAAGCAGTTTAAATATTTTATAACTTTGCTTTTTTAGTTTGCCTTATTTTATTAATAATTAGATTTTGCATTCATGAGTCTTAGATTTAAAATTCAGTGTTTTTGCTTTGATAGTTATTTTTTCTGAGCTGCCCAAAAAAGTTAAAAAAGTGCCCAAACTAATAAACCAGGACACTTTTTTAAGATTATTTCATCAAACTGGTAAACTTGGGAGGTGCATTTTTGCAAGCAAACATAAATTTAACTAGCAAAATTACTATTTTTAAATAGATAAAAATGAAAAAACAGGTTAAATAAATTTCTTAATAGATTTGATTTTTATTCAGCTTTTTCAATTTTAGCTGAGTCAAAATTATCAAACAAATCAAATTTATCAACTTTAGAAATTAAGAAGTAATTAATATAAGGGAAAGAAACAAATATTAATATTTGTGTAATAAAAATTAGAAAACTACCAATATTTGTAAGCATTAAACCATTATCAGCAAAAACTCCAGCACCAGAAGAAGAATGAGCTTGTGTTGCAACGGCATAAATTTGTGAATAAATAAAGGCGGCAACGGCAATTAGAATTAAACTTGAAGAAATTATTGCTGAAATTCAATATAATTTTGGGTTAATTTTACGCTCAATTGAATTAGGATACTTTATTTTTTTGCGTGAATAGGCGACAATAATTGCCATATATACACCAAAGAAAATTAGTGAAGGGAAATTGGACATCGAATCAACAATAACATCACTACCAAATCCAATTCCTGTTCCATCTTTTTTTGGAAGTTTAATGGCTAGCGAAGGAATATAAATAACAAGCGCCCAAAACACTAATGTAATAAAAAGATAAAAAATTGTAACTTTTTCGTTAGAATATTTCTTTTTTAAACTATGAGCGCCAACAATTGCATTTAATTTTACAAGGTCTCTAACTTGATTTACAAATGCAGCATTTAAAGAATTAGCCACACCGTATGTTGAAATCAAAAGGAAAACAGCCACAAAAATAGTAATGCCACGGGCTGCATTAGCCGGGAAAACGTCACTAATTAGACCTGAAATTGTTCCCTTATTATGCAGCGCTGATGATAAACCAATAAGAGTGTAAACGCTAGCAATTAAAATCATCCCCGCTGTAATAATCAAAGGGACTCTTTTACTTGCTTTTTGAACTTTATTATGAATTGAACCAACTGAAAGAAATGAATCATAAGCAAACAAAACCGCTGGAAGTGCAAGCACTAATTTTGAAAAATCAAAACTATTTTTTTCAGTTACTACAAAAGCACTAGAACCACCAGCATTATGAGTTGTTGGAAAAAAAATCCCAGCAAAGACAGCAATAATTAATGGAACAAATTTTAAAACTGTTGAAACAAGTGCAACATATCCAGAAAATTTAACAGAAACATAATTTGTTGTTACAAATAAAATAGTAAAAAAAGCACCTAATAATATGTGAGCCCAAAACGGAAATGAAAAACTAGAGCCACTAGCTGTCTGAAAAAACCAAATTGTAATTTCAGACGAAAATATTCCTAAAATTAGGCTTAGCATTCCTAAATAATAAAATCCGTAACTAAATAAGACAAAATAACCACTTTTTTTGCCACCAATTTGGTAAGACCAGTTTGCTAGCCCATTTAGTTTGGTTTGTTTTAAAAAGCTAATTTCAGAAAAACTAATTGCAGCAAAAAGCGAAATTATTCCTCCAATAATTCAAGCAAAAAGTCATGCATAACCATTATTATTAGTGGTTGCGGCGATGCTGTTATTTTTGAAAAAAATTCCGATTCCGACAACTGAGCCAACGAGCATCGATAAGGCTGCAAAAAACCAAGTTTTCGGGCGCTTTGAATTTTCATGAGATTCCTTTTTGATTAATTGTAAGTTGATAAAATTTTAAATATTTAAAAATTATATTGTATAATTTACAAAATCAAAGCAATTTTTTCAATTTAACATCTAAAAAATTGCTGTTTTATAACTAATAGAGAGATATATTATGAAAAACTTATCAAAATATCTGTTTTATTTAGGTTTTCTAAGTCCTTTTGTAGTTATAAGTTGCACTTCGCAAATTCAGTTCGTAAAAAATAATCCGCCAAAAGTTGGAAATAATTCGCCAGAAATTGAAACTACTCCGCCCAAAGTTGAAACTACTCCGCCCGAAATTCAAACTAATCCGCCCAAAGTTGAAGATAATTTACCCAAAGTTGAAACTAAACCACCCGAAATTCAAACTAATCCGCCCAAAGTTGAAACTAATGAAGATAAGAAAAAACAGCCAGAAAAAATTGATTCATTAAAGCCGGATTCTAAAATAACAACTGACACGGAAGTTAAAACTGAAACCGGAAATGATATTGAATCAGTCGAACAAAATCAACCTGTTTTTGATTTTGTTCAAGTAAACAATAAATCAATTCGCAATTTCCGCACAGATTTATTATCAAATCTTACAGAAAATGATTTTAAAGCCCCAAACAATCAAGTTTCAAATTATAGCCGCTATTTTCTTAGAAATTGGGAAAATGTTGTTAAAAAAGAAAACCAAAACACCTTTCTTGGGCAGCAAAATAATAATTTAAAAGTTTATTTGCTTAATAAAATGAATCCAAATTTAGTCGCTAGTATTGCGGCTAAACAAAATCATTTTGCTTATTTTAACCGCCCCGCTTTAGGAAATTATTATAATTTACCTTGATTTGGGTTTAATTCTGATAGTCTTGAGCAAAAAAGATTTTCCAATATTTTTACAAGAAACATGCGTTTTGCGTCTGGGACAGGCATTTTTTTAAATGCAAATGCCGAAAAAGCAGCTTTTTTGACTAATGCTCACGTTATTCATGTAGGAAATAGCAAAATACCTTTTTGAAAATTAATGAATAAAAAGGTTGGTCAAAATCAACTAAATGCAAAACTAATTAAATTTTTACAATATTATGATGATTTTAAGATAAAAGAACTGGATAATCGCATTTTATTTCGTCTTTTTGAACAAGAAGAAAAAATAAAAAAAGGAGTACCTAACTTACCATTTAGTTTCCAAAATAATGCAGAAATTAATCAATATATGGAGGATTTGTATCAAAATTATTTCGAACTGGCTGAATGAGACAATTACGACTTTGACATTGCAGTTTTTTATTTTAATTACTCAAAATTTATAAGCGATGTTGACAAACTTATAAAATTTTTTAGCGAACAACAACAAAATTTTATAAATTCAACTCACTCACTTAACAATGGGAAATTCCAAAATTTTGTCAACGATTTTGCCGAATTTAAAAAATATTGACAAAAAATTTCAAAATTTCCACCATTGAAAATTTCAGACCGGATTTGAGAGGATGGTGATTTTGACTATACAACAAAAATAGGGATGTTTTGGGCAAATAATTTATTTTCAAAAAATGTTTTTAAAGGTATAAATTTCCGCCGAGATGCTAATGACCCTCGTTTAGTTGCCGCTAATTTTTTTGCAACAAACGGACCTGGAGCTTCAGGAAGTGGAATTTTTAATGCAGATGGCAGCCTTGCTTTTATTAATCGTTCAATTTTAACTGTAAATGGCAATGCTCATTCACTTTTTTATGATCAATTCGGCCTAACATCCCACTTAACTTCCGGAATTGCCCTAAGAGCAAGAAATTATAATTTAGTTGAAAGAATTTTGAAACTTTATGTAAAATAAAATTCCCTTTTTTTGGGTTTAATTCAAACTTGAGTTTGGCAGATTAATGGTAAAAATTCACTTTTTAGTGAATACAGGTAGGTAAAAATACCCGTAAATCCGGGTTTTTTGACGCTAAAATCTAAGTTTTTATAATTTGAAATTAACAGTTGCAAAAAAAAAAAAAAATGATTGGTCTAAGAAAAAAATTATGTTATAATAAATCTAACTTAAGAATAATTAATAAATTTTGTATTGAATTAAGGAGGAATTAAGAATGTTTTTGCTATAAAAAAAATCAGAAAATACGAATTTTTCCATTATATTTTTAAATATGATGATATGCCTTAAATTTACCCGTTTAGAAATCTACAAATTTAGGGCTTTTATTTATTGCTCTTTCAAAACTTCATATATTTTTTTAGGCTCAATTTAAATAAAATGAGTTTTCTATTTGCATTGAGTTTAAATAGTAGTTGTATTTTTTATGATTTTTGTTGTTTTATCCGTAAATTGATTTTTGCCTGTGTTTTAAAATAGGTAATTAACTTTTGCCAAAAAAGTTAAAAAAGTCCTAAAACCGCACCTGTTTTAAGATATCTCATCAAACTGGGAAACTCGGGAAGAGCAAATAATTATAATTTAGTTGAAAGGATTTTGAAAGTTTATGTAAAATAAAATCCCCCTTTTTTGAGATTTAATTCAAAAAAGGGGGATTAGTTATTACTATTCTTCTTTTTTATAAAACGGAATAATGTGAATGTGTGTGTGAAAAATTGTTTGTTTTGCATCTTTTTCGTTATTAACTTGAAGTCTAAAACCAGTTGCGCCAAGTTGCTTAACTTGCTCTAATGCTAATTTTCTTGCAATTTTTATTAAGTAAGTAAGATCTTCATCGGAAATGTGAAATAAATTTCGTGAATATTTTTTAGGGACAACTAAAAAATGACCAGGTGAAACCGGAAACTTGTCAAAAAAAGCGATAACTTGATCATCTTCAAAAATAATTTTTGCTGGTGATTTTTTTGCAATAATATCTAAAAATAATGTTGTATTTTCCATTTTTTCCCTAAAATTTTCTAACAATTAACTAATTTTTACAATTGGATCCTTAGATTCGATTTTATATCCAATTGATTCAAAAAAGTTTTTAGCATCACGGAAAATTCCACCTTGATCAGCAAGATATAATGAATAAGCTAGTTTTGTTTTTTGTTCTTGGGTATTTCAAGGTGTATTTTCAAGCGAAAAGTAGACTTGTTTTGTGTTATTTTCTTCAACTATTTTATCATATAGAGGAGCTAATTTGTTATAATATTTGACCGATATTTTTGACAAATCAGAACTAACTGCCGCAATTCCGTTATCAATTTTTGGTAAATTTTGACCATCAGCATTTATTTGGGGATTATAAAGGACTTTATTTTCATCCCAACTAACATCAACATTGTAATAAAATTTTGATGAATTTATGCTAATTTCGACAAGAACACCAACAGCAAATTTATTAGCATCGTTATCTTTTGTCGGAATTACGTTCTTAATTTTATATGATACTCCTGGAATCTGAGCAGGAATTTTGAGCTCAAAGTCAGAAATTTGGACTTGATCTTTAGTTTTTTTACGGTCAAAATTTGGACTTAGCTCAACAGGAAACATTTTTGCTTGATTAATTAAGTTAAAATTCTGAAAATCTTTAGCTGACCAAAGAAGATTTGATGCTGGATCTAAAAAACCAGACTTAGTTTGACCTTGAATTCTAAGATCGTTAAATTGGAATGATAAATCACCTAAAGAAGCATTTTGACGGTACAAAATTCCGGCATATCCAAGCAATAATGTTGTATCAATCTCGTCATTTTTACCAAGTTTTTCAAATTGTTGCTCTTTGCGAGTTAATCTAGAATTAATATTTTCACTACGTAAAAGTGTGTTAAAAGTATTAGTATCTTTAATTTTTAGTTGTGAAAAAGTACTTATACTATTTGGGTCGCTTGATTCAAATTGCCAAACTTGAACCGGATTTTTTGTTAACATTAAGTGAATTAGAAAAAAATCAGGTGAATTTGGATCAATATTTTGAAAAATTTGCCGTGATGTAAAGGATGTTCTTGTTGAAATACCATCTTTGTAAATTTGAGAATCTTTAATCAAATTTGGCTGATCAAGTTGAGTTAAATAAGCCTTAACTAGCAACATTTTATTTATTTCACGGGTAATTCCGGTTGAAAAATTATTGTATAAAACAATAAAAGCTTGATCATTAAAAGTCTTATTATAACCAGCCTGAGGTGATAAAAGTGCAAAATCACTGGCTGAAATTGCATTAGTGCTTTGCAATTGGGCAATTAATTTTAAACTATAAGTTGGATCTAAACTAATTTGGTAGTTTTGGTAAAAATCAAAAGCCGCTTTTGCTTGGGTAAAAAATTGCGAATTTGTATTTGTAAATTCACTAGCTAGTGAATTTGAGCCGGTTTTGAAAATATTTTGGGCTAAAATATTTTCAACATAGGCATTTTCAACAAAATCCTTAACATCATTTGAACTTAGTTTTCGGTCTTCATCAAACCTTCCGCCCGAATTAACATCAACGGTGCAGGAAACTAAAGCGCTAAAAGATGTACCTAAAACTAAGAAAACCGGTAATTTTTTTAAAAATTTGTTTTTTTTGGGGTGATTTTTCACAAATGTTCCTTTCAACTAGTGACTAAATCGAAAAAGACTTTCAAGTTTGTCAATTATCGCCTGACGCAACTCTTTTGATGGATCGGCTTTCAATTCTCAACGTTCTTTTTGATTATTATACCAAAAATCTGCGCTTAAATCATTTAAAGTTGCATTGGAAATATAATCTTGTAACTTTTGGTTAATATTTAAAACTTGAGAAAGAACGTAAAAATTCAAAAAATTTTCTGACGATTGTAAAACTGAATTTAAAAAGTTGGTTTTTTCTTGCTCAACTGTTGTTTTTTTTGAATCTAAAAGTTGTTTTTGATAATTTGCATCACGAACTAAAAGCGACTGAATAAAATTATTATTCGAAATATCGGCAAAAAGTTGACTCATATTTATTGTTGAATTTTGTTTTGAGTCAATTTGATTATTAGCACTTAATTGCAATTGGTGCGAAATTATTTTGTTAAAGTCTTCAAGACTACTAATTTTATTTAAACTCAAAACTTTCATTCCTTTTGAGTCAAGCACTAATTTCAAATTATCACCTAAATTATAAACTAAATGAGTACGATTATCATTTTCATCTGCACCAAAAGTTTCTAAAAATGCCCTTCCTGCCTGAGCCAGTTCATTATCAGAAAGACCTTGAATGTATGAATGAAGTCGTTGATTTAAACTTCTAATTTCACTAATTGGCTTAGAATTTAACTCAGATGGATCAACAAGCAAACTTTGGGCATTTTTAAAGAGCAAATCTTTAAGTTTTTCCATTAAAGTTTTGCTAAAAAGTTTTGCTTTTGGTCCAGCTGAGGTTGAATTTTCTAAAAAAGCAAAAATATAACCAGCTTCATTATTTGTTAGAGTTTGACTAAGTGAAGCAATTGGAAGTTGCCCTAAAATTTCAGCACTTTTTTTATTATTTTCATAATCCAGAGTAGAAAGTAGAATTCTATCTTGATTATTTTGAGTTGGATCAGTAGAATTTCCGCCTTTAAAATTTTCAATTAATTCCAAATTGTTGCTAACTTGTTCAGCAAGTGATGATTCAGAACTTGTTTTTAAAACTTTATAAGTTAAAAGTTCTTGGAGAGTTTTTTTATCAACAGTTCATGGTGATTTTGCATCTTTTGCATTTGGTTTTGCATTAATTGAAATTTGCGAAATTTCAAAAAAATTGAAATTTCCAGCCAAAGGTGCTTTTGGATCAAAATAAATTTCGTTAATTATTTTAGTCGGATTTACATATTCCTTAATAAAAGAGTTAGTAATAAAAGCAGAAATTTTAGGATCATTTGATGCTGAGGTCGGATTTGGACTAACAATATTTGGACCAAAGCCGTTTTTGCCGATCTCAATTAAGTTAGCAAATAATTTTTCGCCTTTTTTATAAACTACTTGTCCTTTTTCGTCCTTAATATCATCTTTCAAAATTCGATCTTCGATATCACTTTTAGTAAAATTTTTATTAATTCCCAATTTAAAACGGGCAAAAGCGACATTTTGTGCTGCATTAATTGAAAGCGCTTCAACTGCTTGTTCAATATTAACTGCATTATTAAAACGTGGATCTGAATTTAAATACTTATTGAATTCAGTTTCTCAATTATTAAAGCCAAAAGTGGTTTGGTATCTACTACGCTCATCATTAAGAAAATTTCGTTGGGATTGACGTATTTCTTCAAAGGATTGCAATGTAAAGCGGCGGGAATTTCCTTGAGTTTTGTCAGTGTTTGTGTTTTCCCAGGCTGCCTGAAAAACTTTGGATGCTTCATATTCTTGATTATATAAAAATTCAATTAAATATTTTTGAGCTTCACGGAGATCATCACGTTGTTTTGAATTGTCAGATTTAAAAACGCTCAATAATTCTTCAACTTTGATATTTTTGTCTGCAATAGGGGACTTAAGAATTACTATATCGGATTTAGGATCGCGGATTTCTAGATTATTTTTAGAACCACTTGAATAAGACAAAGGAATTCCAACCCCAAGGCCAATTACAGTTAAAAAACCGGCAGTCAAAGTAATTGGAATTCAAACTTTTTTAGTTTTGGCTGGCGCTTTTTCTTGTTGTTTTTTCCTTGAATCTGAATTCAAATTGGCAATCTTTTGAAATATATTTTGCTTTTTCATAAATAAATCCTTAATTTGTACTAAAACTCAAAATTATATTATAATTTAGTAATATTAAAAAAACATTTTTTCAACTAGAAAAAACACTTATTAAAATATTATATAATTTTAGCATTTTTTATATAATTTTGCTGAAAATATTGCAAATTTGGTTTAAATATGTTCTATAAAATTTCTTTTATCGATCTTGATGGTACCCTTTTAGACATTGGAAAGGGCAAAAATGCCCAAATTTCAGATACAAATTTGCATTCAATGAGAAAATTAGCTAAAGAATGTAAAATTGTAATTTCAACAGGAAGAAAATTTTCGCCTGATATTATTAATATTGGCAAAAAAATTTCTGCAAATTTTTATGTTTGTCAAAAT belongs to Mesomycoplasma ovipneumoniae and includes:
- a CDS encoding IS3 family transposase, translating into MKQYKFTIEDKFKYIKIAESKGLKNAILHFAEEFREIYKSKSKSKKAHKEWMLHIYANNLIRNWQKKFYNNDMKSLISTRGKIKSPRKPKKKYTINDLSENDREIYQEIMENVLRRYGIDPAIVLEEVKKRKQEQEKDKNKIENSTRICSVFNVNRSSIYEKIRVKKPPKKMIYDEKLLEWIRENFNLNRKVKGRDILYNIYINQGNYVSTYMFQKHYEFLGLKSIAYKRQGKPAPKEKKFTRIWTEDHIKGEFSSENFGEKWFADIKFIKINNEWFYLHSIIETKSNYLLNFSISKTRFSEETINLVKETIKKYNIKPKFFHSDHGVEYANYKFANFLRQNNIQQSMSPKGNALANRPIEYFYAVFQRELINIEGQNFENVAIAYQKISEFIDWYNDQRPQSCLSYKTPSYYMR
- a CDS encoding APC family permease; the encoded protein is MLVGSVVGIGIFFKNNSIAATTNNNGYAWLFAWIIGGIISLFAAISFSEISFLKQTKLNGLANWSYQIGGKKSGYFVLFSYGFYYLGMLSLILGIFSSEITIWFFQTASGSSFSFPFWAHILLGAFFTILFVTTNYVSVKFSGYVALVSTVLKFVPLIIAVFAGIFFPTTHNAGGSSAFVVTEKNSFDFSKLVLALPAVLFAYDSFLSVGSIHNKVQKASKRVPLIITAGMILIASVYTLIGLSSALHNKGTISGLISDVFPANAARGITIFVAVFLLISTYGVANSLNAAFVNQVRDLVKLNAIVGAHSLKKKYSNEKVTIFYLFITLVFWALVIYIPSLAIKLPKKDGTGIGFGSDVIVDSMSNFPSLIFFGVYMAIIVAYSRKKIKYPNSIERKINPKLYWISAIISSSLILIAVAAFIYSQIYAVATQAHSSSGAGVFADNGLMLTNIGSFLIFITQILIFVSFPYINYFLISKVDKFDLFDNFDSAKIEKAE
- a CDS encoding Mhp366/Mhp367 family surface (lipo)protein, translated to MKNLSKYLFYLGFLSPFVVISCTSQIQFVKNNPPKVGNNSPEIETTPPKVETTPPEIQTNPPKVEDNLPKVETKPPEIQTNPPKVETNEDKKKQPEKIDSLKPDSKITTDTEVKTETGNDIESVEQNQPVFDFVQVNNKSIRNFRTDLLSNLTENDFKAPNNQVSNYSRYFLRNWENVVKKENQNTFLGQQNNNLKVYLLNKMNPNLVASIAAKQNHFAYFNRPALGNYYNLPWFGFNSDSLEQKRFSNIFTRNMRFASGTGIFLNANAEKAAFLTNAHVIHVGNSKIPFWKLMNKKVGQNQLNAKLIKFLQYYDDFKIKELDNRILFRLFEQEEKIKKGVPNLPFSFQNNAEINQYMEDLYQNYFELAEWDNYDFDIAVFYFNYSKFISDVDKLIKFFSEQQQNFINSTHSLNNGKFQNFVNDFAEFKKYWQKISKFPPLKISDRIWEDGDFDYTTKIGMFWANNLFSKNVFKGINFRRDANDPRLVAANFFATNGPGASGSGIFNADGSLAFINRSILTVNGNAHSLFYDQFGLTSHLTSGIALRARNYNLVERILKLYVK
- the hinT gene encoding histidine triad protein HinT codes for the protein MENTTLFLDIIAKKSPAKIIFEDDQVIAFFDKFPVSPGHFLVVPKKYSRNLFHISDEDLTYLIKIARKLALEQVKQLGATGFRLQVNNEKDAKQTIFHTHIHIIPFYKKEE